A stretch of the Vibrio stylophorae genome encodes the following:
- a CDS encoding peptidoglycan DD-metalloendopeptidase family protein produces MNQTNASLFVRILRQKWLWLPIVLILAVILYAITGAKTHNVGERYSISYQPPVVAEQKEEPAQQGVPEDKPDYEYVVADLDNPSVIFDKLWISQQTLMQVMESDLNILALDTLHAGSKLSFWLNPETRQLDKLELYLNPARQVVFRRVGPAHFEFEEINHKGQWIPKTFYGPIYNNFAISAKKQGVTSAEIVKINDLLKEKLDFARDLRAGDTFSMIRSEQFIDGKPSGNTEILAFRIKMRGAEINAFLHSDGSYYDSEGRSLTRAFSRYPYAQNRTYRISSRFNPKRKHPVTGRIAPHNGVDFAAATGTPVLSTGDGVVKMVRNHPYAGKYVVIQHGGKYMTRYLHLSRIKVVKGQRVVRGQVIGLAGATGRVTGPHIHYELHINGRPVNPLTANIPMSSAVSEKERPEFNKAVEQYIAMMDRADAKAVAAAN; encoded by the coding sequence ATGAACCAAACTAACGCCTCTTTATTCGTTCGCATTTTGCGACAAAAATGGTTGTGGCTACCCATTGTGTTGATTCTTGCGGTGATCCTCTATGCGATCACGGGTGCCAAAACGCACAATGTCGGTGAACGATATTCCATCAGCTACCAGCCACCTGTGGTTGCTGAGCAAAAAGAGGAGCCAGCGCAGCAAGGGGTTCCTGAAGATAAGCCTGATTATGAGTATGTGGTGGCTGACCTCGATAATCCAAGTGTGATTTTCGACAAGCTTTGGATCAGTCAGCAAACCCTGATGCAGGTCATGGAGAGTGACCTCAACATTCTTGCGCTGGATACCCTGCATGCAGGGAGCAAACTCAGTTTTTGGTTGAATCCTGAGACTCGCCAGCTCGACAAGCTTGAGCTCTATTTGAATCCAGCCCGTCAGGTGGTTTTCCGCCGAGTGGGGCCTGCGCACTTTGAATTTGAAGAGATCAACCACAAAGGTCAGTGGATTCCGAAAACCTTTTACGGTCCGATTTACAACAACTTCGCTATATCTGCGAAAAAGCAGGGTGTGACTTCGGCTGAGATCGTCAAAATTAACGACCTGCTTAAAGAGAAACTAGACTTTGCGCGCGATCTACGTGCTGGCGATACCTTCTCCATGATTCGAAGCGAGCAGTTTATTGATGGCAAGCCAAGTGGGAACACTGAAATTTTGGCATTCCGCATCAAGATGCGTGGCGCTGAAATTAACGCCTTCTTGCACAGCGATGGTTCTTACTATGACAGCGAAGGTCGCAGTTTAACACGTGCATTCTCACGCTATCCTTATGCGCAGAACCGAACTTATCGTATCAGCTCTCGCTTTAATCCAAAGCGTAAGCACCCAGTCACAGGCCGCATCGCACCGCATAATGGCGTCGATTTTGCAGCAGCGACCGGGACGCCTGTGTTGTCAACAGGGGATGGCGTGGTGAAGATGGTCCGTAACCACCCATATGCAGGTAAATATGTAGTGATTCAGCACGGTGGTAAATATATGACGCGCTACCTACACTTATCACGCATCAAAGTGGTGAAAGGACAGCGCGTTGTACGTGGTCAGGTGATTGGCCTTGCGGGCGCTACGGGTCGCGTGACTGGACCGCATATTCACTATGAGCTGCATATTAATGGTCGCCCTGTGAACCCACTGACAGCAAATATCCCGATGTCTAGCGCGGTAAGTGAAAAAGAACGGCCAGAATTTAATAAAGCGGTTGAGCAATATATTGCGATGATGGATCGCGCTGATGCCAAAGCGGTGGCTGCTGCGAACTAA
- a CDS encoding LytR/AlgR family response regulator transcription factor, which yields MRAIIADDEVLLRHHLRKTLAEIWPDLDVVGLAEDGEEALCLCEQTEPDIIFLDIRMPRQSGVEVARHIRRLGLKTHIVFVTAYDEYAVNAFEYHAVDYLLKPFSEARLQVACERIQQRFERQEQSDDRTEALLKTLSAKMGESRQYLSWIRASKGDEIHLISVNDVTYFQAEDKYVMVYTGNESFLIRTPLKELVEQLDPNEFWQIHRATIARVRAIECVKKEITGRLVVKLEGYDRVLPVSRSAQPLFKQM from the coding sequence ATGCGTGCAATAATTGCTGATGATGAAGTGTTGCTTCGCCATCATTTACGAAAAACATTGGCTGAAATCTGGCCAGATTTAGACGTGGTTGGTTTGGCAGAAGATGGCGAGGAAGCGCTGTGCCTGTGTGAACAAACTGAGCCGGATATTATCTTTTTAGATATTCGTATGCCAAGGCAATCGGGTGTCGAGGTGGCAAGACATATTCGACGCTTGGGTTTAAAAACCCATATCGTATTTGTCACTGCCTATGATGAATACGCTGTGAACGCCTTTGAATATCACGCTGTGGATTATCTTCTCAAGCCATTTTCTGAAGCGAGATTGCAAGTGGCTTGTGAGCGAATTCAGCAGCGTTTTGAACGCCAAGAGCAAAGCGATGATCGCACTGAAGCTTTGTTGAAAACGCTGAGTGCGAAAATGGGCGAGAGTCGCCAGTATTTGTCATGGATTCGCGCCAGTAAAGGCGATGAAATTCATCTCATTTCTGTTAACGATGTGACCTATTTTCAGGCCGAAGACAAATATGTCATGGTCTATACCGGTAACGAAAGTTTTCTGATCCGCACCCCCCTCAAAGAGCTGGTCGAGCAGCTTGACCCCAATGAATTTTGGCAAATTCATCGTGCAACCATTGCGCGCGTTCGCGCCATTGAGTGTGTCAAAAAAGAGATCACCGGTCGCCTAGTGGTTAAGCTGGAAGGTTATGATCGCGTCCTGCCCGTGAGTCGAAGTGCACAGCCTTTGTTTAAACAGATGTAA
- a CDS encoding sensor histidine kinase translates to MARFLQQWYADIIINTGLGLLIAFFAYSFAGGSFFVHFVVACGYGYGCGLIANVIVDRWPHIPISKRYLFAILGGLVLGSINAWVWQVGKTTFIGVPDFLPTLAVAMFFSFFACHFFWSRERALITQTELSKSKAKESEQEKLLAVSQLQLLQSQIEPHFLFNTLATLQVLIEHDPQRANRLLEKLTDMLRASLKKTRQEQVSLEDELHLLEAYLGIQMIRLGERLSYRIDCGDCVNLQQSLPPHLLQPLVENAVTHGIERASVGGMLTITLKQTLDTLMVEIADNGQGFDYHNPGHGVSVGNIRQRLKSLYGLQAKLDIFENPTGGVTSRIVIPCVQ, encoded by the coding sequence GTGGCAAGGTTTTTACAGCAATGGTATGCGGATATTATTATTAATACCGGTTTGGGTTTACTGATCGCTTTTTTTGCATACAGTTTTGCTGGTGGTTCATTTTTCGTTCATTTCGTCGTTGCTTGTGGCTATGGCTATGGCTGCGGACTGATCGCCAACGTCATTGTTGACCGTTGGCCACATATTCCAATTAGTAAGCGCTATCTATTTGCCATTCTTGGTGGCCTCGTATTAGGCTCGATTAATGCTTGGGTTTGGCAGGTTGGTAAAACCACATTTATTGGCGTTCCTGATTTTTTGCCGACGCTCGCGGTGGCAATGTTTTTTAGCTTTTTTGCTTGTCATTTCTTTTGGTCACGAGAGCGCGCATTAATTACTCAAACTGAGCTGAGTAAAAGTAAAGCCAAGGAGAGTGAGCAAGAAAAACTGCTGGCAGTGAGTCAGCTACAGCTGCTGCAAAGCCAAATTGAGCCGCATTTCCTCTTTAATACTTTGGCGACGCTACAAGTTTTGATTGAGCATGATCCACAGCGTGCGAATCGCTTACTTGAAAAACTAACCGACATGCTGCGCGCTAGTTTGAAGAAAACACGACAGGAACAAGTATCACTGGAAGATGAGTTACATCTACTTGAAGCCTATTTAGGCATTCAAATGATTCGTCTTGGTGAGCGTTTGTCCTATCGCATTGATTGCGGTGATTGCGTGAACTTACAGCAATCATTGCCGCCACATTTGCTGCAACCTTTGGTTGAAAATGCGGTGACCCATGGTATTGAGCGTGCTAGCGTCGGCGGTATGCTTACCATTACCCTGAAACAAACACTGGACACCCTGATGGTGGAGATTGCGGATAATGGACAGGGATTCGATTATCACAATCCAGGTCATGGTGTGAGTGTGGGAAATATTCGCCAGCGGCTCAAAAGTTTGTACGGCTTACAGGCGAAACTCGATATTTTTGAAAATCCAACTGGCGGTGTGACCTCAAGGATAGTGATCCCATGCGTGCAATAA
- a CDS encoding glutaredoxin family protein: MRRIVLYVSDKCPHCKDAKRYLMEKGLQYRECNVKMQRGRKELDALGIRSVPALKVGDRVMVGWDVRKFEQLLKSK, encoded by the coding sequence ATGCGTAGAATCGTCTTATACGTGTCCGATAAATGCCCGCATTGCAAAGATGCGAAACGTTATTTGATGGAAAAGGGACTTCAATATCGTGAATGTAACGTCAAAATGCAGCGCGGACGCAAAGAACTTGATGCGCTAGGTATTCGTTCAGTGCCTGCGTTGAAAGTTGGTGATCGCGTGATGGTGGGGTGGGATGTTCGTAAATTTGAGCAATTACTCAAGTCAAAGTAA
- a CDS encoding DUF4136 domain-containing protein, whose product MRGLQLIGLSVLFLLTGCTTSQVDYDPDLDYRQYLRYAFTERRDDITITLDDARIEQALKSALATKGLVLDPDHPQMMVFYGIQTQTEFNASGPSFGFGFGSGGLGVGVSTPQQYEEDIRDYVSIRFVDAKTKQVIWQAVDKNALPSSNDPEQRINAITQSVLKLVEQYPPTY is encoded by the coding sequence ATGCGCGGTCTTCAATTGATTGGCCTCTCCGTTCTTTTTCTACTTACAGGCTGCACCACAAGTCAGGTCGATTACGATCCAGACTTAGATTATCGCCAATACCTTCGTTATGCATTTACCGAAAGACGCGACGACATCACCATTACCCTAGATGATGCGCGCATTGAACAGGCACTGAAATCAGCACTCGCTACCAAAGGGTTAGTTCTAGACCCCGATCATCCACAAATGATGGTGTTTTATGGCATTCAAACGCAGACAGAGTTCAATGCTTCTGGCCCCAGCTTTGGCTTTGGTTTTGGATCCGGCGGTCTCGGCGTTGGCGTCAGCACACCGCAACAATATGAAGAAGATATTCGCGATTACGTTTCCATTCGCTTTGTGGATGCCAAAACCAAGCAAGTGATCTGGCAAGCGGTGGACAAAAATGCCCTGCCGAGCAGCAATGATCCCGAGCAGCGCATCAATGCAATCACTCAATCCGTACTCAAACTTGTCGAACAATATCCGCCAACTTATTAG
- the ptsG gene encoding glucose-specific PTS transporter subunit IIBC has translation MSQSQKSVARAIFGQIFGQLQRVGRSLMLPVAVLPVAGLMLGLGNAGFDIIPEAINRVMLAAGNGVFGNMQLMFAVGVAVGLAKDNDGAAALAGIVGLIIMNGAMGIVIDLRGMQTDATLLGVETLQTGVFGGIIMGMVAAGLYNRYHNIRLPEYLGFFGGKRFVPIMTGLSAILIGALMAFAWPPVGAMLDHFSHWAAYQNPVLAWGIYGAGERSLLPVGLHHIWNAPFFFEVGSYVDPDTGKTITGELTRFFAGDKTAGYLSGGFMYSMWALPAAALAIYHCADTKRKKLVGGLMASAALTSWLTGITEPIEFTFLFVAPILYVIHIILTGIAFAITAMLEIKHSTDFAHGAIQFFLYYPLSSNAWMFAIIGPIWALLYYGLFRFLIVKLDLKTPGRDNDETRVTINKAIDQLAGDIVIALGHKANIKSVDACITRLRVSVKDMAKVDIDKIKALGAMDVVVIGDNLQAIFGTQSDNIKTEINQVLAVS, from the coding sequence ATGTCCCAATCACAAAAAAGTGTTGCGCGCGCAATATTTGGTCAGATATTTGGCCAGTTGCAGCGTGTTGGCCGCTCGTTAATGTTGCCTGTTGCAGTATTACCAGTAGCAGGTTTAATGCTGGGCTTGGGAAATGCAGGTTTTGATATTATTCCTGAGGCGATTAACCGTGTCATGCTTGCTGCAGGGAATGGGGTGTTTGGCAATATGCAGCTAATGTTTGCTGTGGGTGTAGCCGTAGGTTTAGCCAAAGACAATGATGGCGCAGCGGCGTTGGCCGGTATTGTTGGCTTAATTATTATGAATGGCGCCATGGGTATTGTGATTGATCTACGCGGTATGCAAACCGATGCCACATTACTCGGTGTAGAGACATTACAAACTGGGGTATTTGGCGGGATTATCATGGGGATGGTTGCCGCAGGGCTTTACAACCGTTACCACAATATTCGCTTGCCTGAATATCTCGGCTTTTTTGGTGGTAAACGCTTTGTTCCGATTATGACGGGGTTAAGTGCGATTTTAATTGGCGCTTTGATGGCATTTGCATGGCCACCTGTAGGTGCAATGCTTGATCATTTCTCACATTGGGCCGCTTATCAAAACCCAGTGCTTGCTTGGGGTATTTATGGTGCGGGTGAACGCTCATTGCTTCCTGTGGGTTTGCACCATATTTGGAATGCACCGTTTTTCTTTGAAGTGGGTAGCTATGTTGACCCAGACACAGGGAAAACCATTACAGGCGAGTTGACACGATTCTTTGCTGGTGACAAAACCGCAGGATACCTTTCAGGTGGCTTTATGTACTCCATGTGGGCATTGCCTGCTGCCGCATTGGCTATTTATCACTGTGCTGACACTAAACGTAAAAAGCTAGTTGGCGGCTTAATGGCCTCTGCAGCACTGACTTCGTGGCTAACAGGTATTACTGAACCGATTGAGTTTACCTTCCTATTTGTCGCGCCTATTTTATATGTGATTCATATTATTTTGACTGGGATTGCCTTTGCGATCACCGCCATGCTTGAGATTAAACACAGCACTGATTTTGCTCATGGCGCCATTCAATTCTTCCTTTACTATCCGCTTTCAAGCAACGCATGGATGTTTGCCATTATTGGTCCAATTTGGGCGCTGCTGTACTACGGTTTGTTCCGTTTCCTCATCGTGAAGTTGGATTTGAAAACACCGGGGCGTGACAACGATGAAACTCGAGTCACTATCAACAAAGCCATTGATCAATTGGCCGGTGATATTGTGATTGCGCTGGGCCACAAAGCCAATATCAAGTCGGTCGATGCATGTATTACACGGCTGCGTGTGTCGGTAAAAGATATGGCAAAAGTGGATATTGATAAGATCAAAGCCCTTGGTGCCATGGATGTGGTGGTGATTGGCGATAACCTTCAGGCAATTTTTGGTACACAATCTGACAATATCAAAACAGAGATTAACCAAGTGTTAGCAGTTTCCTAA